A single region of the Penaeus monodon isolate SGIC_2016 chromosome 18, NSTDA_Pmon_1, whole genome shotgun sequence genome encodes:
- the LOC119584507 gene encoding uncharacterized protein LOC119584507 isoform X1, translating to MGTFQKFCLRWNNHTTNLLGTLGHILASEQHSDVTLCCQGEVWRLHKLVLCASSSHFEKLLGMLPPGQTPIVVLDGPHPQDVGSLIHFIYHGEVNVDQENLASLLRTAESLKIKGLAEVSSVTGGGGGGGGAEHKSPAGDADRQRLHSRGRSRPSSRQSAPIYALGSEYPLGMYGLVSQAVVSPQTHVPDPMERDPSPLNLSFSGSLKNIHDETPQERQERRNRLDDLLYAATERSKKEERREARREAREAALREAAAARDGPIALTHDSGATLLPAPKRARTAEPPPPRTGGLPAHPAFHIPLLNLTVPPGGGGAHPPPHAAVPAQNPHSTEVIPHAEHVPTCLQQQQQQQDEQQEQADEVQEIETIVTKPSPVKSEKFDVTSDASALEDPAVNSDESDTQSAPETPSDLSVMPHPQARTPTPTPANSIPPSSQLTCGAADEPNSSSSACGTPTAPSSAINGSSSAPSVTPPSDAGEEKVTPYFHSILRQVADGGSGGEANTTSAQRVTINMRTFKEEWRRQLLVDYDTRTNMSICMLCFTTFKSYDGPRKNTYVKHAKRFHPSLEEYSEEERDLIISMYEKYHKYDVDMQKEVNKSYRPILTTQPSRAANAIVALGKKGAKHCDIAAVIAGSNGLTGKAGAEGEGHDEGAEVVVSEAGAVKEEEAHHVQGKSRSHTPDSEISLEANEKLSDSFDAEEGREKLDNNNISAAQLSKRSQMNTRAKAAAAAAAAAAVTV from the exons GAGAAGTGTGGCGGCTGCACAAGCTGGTGCTGTGCGCGTCCAGCAGCCACTTCGAGAAGCTCCTGGGTATGCTGCCGCCGGGCCAGACGCCCATCGTGGTGCTGGACGGGCCGCACCCGCAGGACGTGGGGTCGCTCATCCACTTCATCTACCACGGCGAGGTGAACGTGGACCAGGAGAACCTGGCGTCGCTGCTGCGCACGGCCGAGAGCCTCAAGATCAAGGGCCTCGCCGAGGTGTCGTCCGTgaccggcggcggcggcggcggcggcggcgctgaaCACAAGAGCCCCGCAGGCGACGCCGACCGCCAGCGCCTGCACAGCAGAGGGCGCTCGCGACCCAGCAGTCGCCAAAGCGCGCCCATCTACGCCCTCGGCAGCGAATACCCGCTGGGCATGTATGGCCTGGTGTCGCAGGCGGTGGTGTCGCCGCAAACGCACGTACCTGACCCCATGGAGCGCGATCCGTCGCCGCTCAACCTGTCGTTCAGCGGCTCGCTCAAGAACATCCACGACGAGACGCCCCAGGAGCGCCAGGAGCGCCGCAACCGCCTCGATGACCTCCTGTACGCCGCCACGGAGCGCAGCAAGAAGGAGGAGCGGCGCGAGGCCCGGCGGGAGGCGCGCGAGGCGGCGCTgcgggaggcggcggcggcgcgcgACGGCCCAATCGCCCTCACGCACGATTCGGGCGCCACGCTGCTGCCGGCCCCGAAGCGCGCGCGCACCGccgagccgccgccgccgcggaCGGGCGGCCTGCCCGCCCACCCGGCCTTCCACATCCCCCTCCTCAACCTCACCGTTCCccccggcggcggcggcgctcaCCCCCCGCCGCACGCCGCCGTGCCCGCGCAGAACCCGCATTCCACAGAAGTCATACCTCATGCAGAACACGTGCCCACGTGcttgcaacagcagcagcagcagcaggatgAGCAGCAAGAGCAAGCGGACGAAGTGCAAGAAATAGAGACCATCGTCACAAAGCCATCGCCAGTCAAGTCCGAGAAATTCGACGTCACGAG CGACGCGAGCGCCCTGGAGGACCCGGCCGTGAACAGCGACGAGAGCGACACGCAGAGCGCCCCCGAAACGCCCAGCGACCTCAGCGTTATGCCGCACCCGCAGGCGagaacgcccacgcccacgcccgccaACAGCATCCCTCCATCATCTCAGCTCACCTGCGGCGCCGCGGACGAACCCAACTCGTCCTCGTCCGCGTGCGGCACGCCAACCGCTCCCTCCAGCGCCATCAACGGGTCGTCGTCAGCGCCGTCGGTCACGCCGCCGTCGGACGCAGGCGAGGAGAAGGTGACGCCGTACTTCCACAGCATCCTGCGCCAGGTGGCCGACGGAGGCAGCGGCGGGGAGGCCAACACGACGAGCGCGCAGAGAGTGACCATCAACATGAGAACCTTCAAG GAAGAATGGCGGAGGCAGCTCTTGGTCGACTACGACACCCGGACCAATATGAGCATCTGCATGCTGTGCTTCACCACTTTCAAGTCCTACGACGGCCCGAGAAAGAACACGTATGTGAAGCACGCCAAGCGCTTCCACCCGTCGCTCGAGGAGTACTCGGAGGAGGAGCGGGACCTCATCATCAGCATGTACGAGAAGTACCACAAGTACGACGTGGACATGCAGAAGGAAGTGAACAAGTCTTACAG ACCGATCCTAACCACGCAACCTTCCAGAGCTGCCAATGCCATCGTCGCCCTGGGCAAGAAGGGCGCCAAGCACTGCGACATCGCGGCCGTGATCGCGGGCTCGAACGGCCTCACGGGCAAGGCGGGCGCGGAGGGCGAGGGCCACGACGAGGGCGCGGAGGTCGTCGTGTCCGAGGCCGGCGCCGTCAAGGAGGAGGAGGCTCACCACGTGCAAG gCAAAAGTCGTTCACACACTCCAGATAGTGAGATTAGTCTAGAAGCGAATGAGAAGTTATCCGACAGCTTCGACgccgaggaagggagagagaagctgGACAACAACAACATCTCGGCGGCGCAGTTGTCGAAGCGCAGTCAGATGAACACCCGCGCCAaagccgctgccgccgccgccgccgccgccgccgtgacCGTGTGA
- the LOC119584507 gene encoding uncharacterized protein LOC119584507 isoform X3 codes for MGTFQKFCLRWNNHTTNLLGTLGHILASEQHSDVTLCCQGEVWRLHKLVLCASSSHFEKLLGMLPPGQTPIVVLDGPHPQDVGSLIHFIYHGEVNVDQENLASLLRTAESLKIKGLAEVSSVTGGGGGGGGAEHKSPAGDADRQRLHSRGRSRPSSRQSAPIYALGSEYPLGMYGLVSQAVVSPQTHVPDPMERDPSPLNLSFSGSLKNIHDETPQERQERRNRLDDLLYAATERSKKEERREARREAREAALREAAAARDGPIALTHDSGATLLPAPKRARTAEPPPPRTGGLPAHPAFHIPLLNLTVPPGGGGAHPPPHAAVPAQNPHSTEVIPHAEHVPTCLQQQQQQQDEQQEQADEVQEIETIVTKPSPVKSEKFDVTSDASALEDPAVNSDESDTQSAPETPSDLSVMPHPQARTPTPTPANSIPPSSQLTCGAADEPNSSSSACGTPTAPSSAINGSSSAPSVTPPSDAGEEKVTPYFHSILRQVADGGSGGEANTTSAQRVTINMRTFKEEWRRQLLVDYDTRTNMSICMLCFTTFKSYDGPRKNTYVKHAKRFHPSLEEYSEEERDLIISMYEKYHKYDVDMQKEVNKSYRPILTTQPSRAANAIVALGKKGAKHCDIAAVIAGSNGLTGKAGAEGEGHDEGAEVVVSEAGAVKEEEAHHVQETVTEEECRVRRFDSFLGTVSTLPPGPAKAWRQKSFTHSR; via the exons GAGAAGTGTGGCGGCTGCACAAGCTGGTGCTGTGCGCGTCCAGCAGCCACTTCGAGAAGCTCCTGGGTATGCTGCCGCCGGGCCAGACGCCCATCGTGGTGCTGGACGGGCCGCACCCGCAGGACGTGGGGTCGCTCATCCACTTCATCTACCACGGCGAGGTGAACGTGGACCAGGAGAACCTGGCGTCGCTGCTGCGCACGGCCGAGAGCCTCAAGATCAAGGGCCTCGCCGAGGTGTCGTCCGTgaccggcggcggcggcggcggcggcggcgctgaaCACAAGAGCCCCGCAGGCGACGCCGACCGCCAGCGCCTGCACAGCAGAGGGCGCTCGCGACCCAGCAGTCGCCAAAGCGCGCCCATCTACGCCCTCGGCAGCGAATACCCGCTGGGCATGTATGGCCTGGTGTCGCAGGCGGTGGTGTCGCCGCAAACGCACGTACCTGACCCCATGGAGCGCGATCCGTCGCCGCTCAACCTGTCGTTCAGCGGCTCGCTCAAGAACATCCACGACGAGACGCCCCAGGAGCGCCAGGAGCGCCGCAACCGCCTCGATGACCTCCTGTACGCCGCCACGGAGCGCAGCAAGAAGGAGGAGCGGCGCGAGGCCCGGCGGGAGGCGCGCGAGGCGGCGCTgcgggaggcggcggcggcgcgcgACGGCCCAATCGCCCTCACGCACGATTCGGGCGCCACGCTGCTGCCGGCCCCGAAGCGCGCGCGCACCGccgagccgccgccgccgcggaCGGGCGGCCTGCCCGCCCACCCGGCCTTCCACATCCCCCTCCTCAACCTCACCGTTCCccccggcggcggcggcgctcaCCCCCCGCCGCACGCCGCCGTGCCCGCGCAGAACCCGCATTCCACAGAAGTCATACCTCATGCAGAACACGTGCCCACGTGcttgcaacagcagcagcagcagcaggatgAGCAGCAAGAGCAAGCGGACGAAGTGCAAGAAATAGAGACCATCGTCACAAAGCCATCGCCAGTCAAGTCCGAGAAATTCGACGTCACGAG CGACGCGAGCGCCCTGGAGGACCCGGCCGTGAACAGCGACGAGAGCGACACGCAGAGCGCCCCCGAAACGCCCAGCGACCTCAGCGTTATGCCGCACCCGCAGGCGagaacgcccacgcccacgcccgccaACAGCATCCCTCCATCATCTCAGCTCACCTGCGGCGCCGCGGACGAACCCAACTCGTCCTCGTCCGCGTGCGGCACGCCAACCGCTCCCTCCAGCGCCATCAACGGGTCGTCGTCAGCGCCGTCGGTCACGCCGCCGTCGGACGCAGGCGAGGAGAAGGTGACGCCGTACTTCCACAGCATCCTGCGCCAGGTGGCCGACGGAGGCAGCGGCGGGGAGGCCAACACGACGAGCGCGCAGAGAGTGACCATCAACATGAGAACCTTCAAG GAAGAATGGCGGAGGCAGCTCTTGGTCGACTACGACACCCGGACCAATATGAGCATCTGCATGCTGTGCTTCACCACTTTCAAGTCCTACGACGGCCCGAGAAAGAACACGTATGTGAAGCACGCCAAGCGCTTCCACCCGTCGCTCGAGGAGTACTCGGAGGAGGAGCGGGACCTCATCATCAGCATGTACGAGAAGTACCACAAGTACGACGTGGACATGCAGAAGGAAGTGAACAAGTCTTACAG ACCGATCCTAACCACGCAACCTTCCAGAGCTGCCAATGCCATCGTCGCCCTGGGCAAGAAGGGCGCCAAGCACTGCGACATCGCGGCCGTGATCGCGGGCTCGAACGGCCTCACGGGCAAGGCGGGCGCGGAGGGCGAGGGCCACGACGAGGGCGCGGAGGTCGTCGTGTCCGAGGCCGGCGCCGTCAAGGAGGAGGAGGCTCACCACGTGCAAG AAACGGTCACTGAGGAGGAATGTAGAGTTCGTAGATTTGATTCTTTTCTTGGCACGGTGTCTACCCTCCCTCCTGGACCAGCAAAGGCCTGGAG gCAAAAGTCGTTCACACACTCCAGATAG
- the LOC119584507 gene encoding uncharacterized protein LOC119584507 isoform X2, whose protein sequence is MGTFQKFCLRWNNHTTNLLGTLGHILASEQHSDVTLCCQGEVWRLHKLVLCASSSHFEKLLGMLPPGQTPIVVLDGPHPQDVGSLIHFIYHGEVNVDQENLASLLRTAESLKIKGLAEVSSVTGGGGGGGGAEHKSPAGDADRQRLHSRGRSRPSSRQSAPIYALGSEYPLGMYGLVSQAVVSPQTHVPDPMERDPSPLNLSFSGSLKNIHDETPQERQERRNRLDDLLYAATERSKKEERREARREAREAALREAAAARDGPIALTHDSGATLLPAPKRARTAEPPPPRTGGLPAHPAFHIPLLNLTVPPGGGGAHPPPHAAVPAQNPHSTEVIPHAEHVPTCLQQQQQQQDEQQEQADEVQEIETIVTKPSPVKSEKFDVTSDASALEDPAVNSDESDTQSAPETPSDLSVMPHPQARTPTPTPANSIPPSSQLTCGAADEPNSSSSACGTPTAPSSAINGSSSAPSVTPPSDAGEEKVTPYFHSILRQVADGGSGGEANTTSAQRVTINMRTFKEEWRRQLLVDYDTRTNMSICMLCFTTFKSYDGPRKNTYVKHAKRFHPSLEEYSEEERDLIISMYEKYHKYDVDMQKEVNKSYRAANAIVALGKKGAKHCDIAAVIAGSNGLTGKAGAEGEGHDEGAEVVVSEAGAVKEEEAHHVQGKSRSHTPDSEISLEANEKLSDSFDAEEGREKLDNNNISAAQLSKRSQMNTRAKAAAAAAAAAAVTV, encoded by the exons GAGAAGTGTGGCGGCTGCACAAGCTGGTGCTGTGCGCGTCCAGCAGCCACTTCGAGAAGCTCCTGGGTATGCTGCCGCCGGGCCAGACGCCCATCGTGGTGCTGGACGGGCCGCACCCGCAGGACGTGGGGTCGCTCATCCACTTCATCTACCACGGCGAGGTGAACGTGGACCAGGAGAACCTGGCGTCGCTGCTGCGCACGGCCGAGAGCCTCAAGATCAAGGGCCTCGCCGAGGTGTCGTCCGTgaccggcggcggcggcggcggcggcggcgctgaaCACAAGAGCCCCGCAGGCGACGCCGACCGCCAGCGCCTGCACAGCAGAGGGCGCTCGCGACCCAGCAGTCGCCAAAGCGCGCCCATCTACGCCCTCGGCAGCGAATACCCGCTGGGCATGTATGGCCTGGTGTCGCAGGCGGTGGTGTCGCCGCAAACGCACGTACCTGACCCCATGGAGCGCGATCCGTCGCCGCTCAACCTGTCGTTCAGCGGCTCGCTCAAGAACATCCACGACGAGACGCCCCAGGAGCGCCAGGAGCGCCGCAACCGCCTCGATGACCTCCTGTACGCCGCCACGGAGCGCAGCAAGAAGGAGGAGCGGCGCGAGGCCCGGCGGGAGGCGCGCGAGGCGGCGCTgcgggaggcggcggcggcgcgcgACGGCCCAATCGCCCTCACGCACGATTCGGGCGCCACGCTGCTGCCGGCCCCGAAGCGCGCGCGCACCGccgagccgccgccgccgcggaCGGGCGGCCTGCCCGCCCACCCGGCCTTCCACATCCCCCTCCTCAACCTCACCGTTCCccccggcggcggcggcgctcaCCCCCCGCCGCACGCCGCCGTGCCCGCGCAGAACCCGCATTCCACAGAAGTCATACCTCATGCAGAACACGTGCCCACGTGcttgcaacagcagcagcagcagcaggatgAGCAGCAAGAGCAAGCGGACGAAGTGCAAGAAATAGAGACCATCGTCACAAAGCCATCGCCAGTCAAGTCCGAGAAATTCGACGTCACGAG CGACGCGAGCGCCCTGGAGGACCCGGCCGTGAACAGCGACGAGAGCGACACGCAGAGCGCCCCCGAAACGCCCAGCGACCTCAGCGTTATGCCGCACCCGCAGGCGagaacgcccacgcccacgcccgccaACAGCATCCCTCCATCATCTCAGCTCACCTGCGGCGCCGCGGACGAACCCAACTCGTCCTCGTCCGCGTGCGGCACGCCAACCGCTCCCTCCAGCGCCATCAACGGGTCGTCGTCAGCGCCGTCGGTCACGCCGCCGTCGGACGCAGGCGAGGAGAAGGTGACGCCGTACTTCCACAGCATCCTGCGCCAGGTGGCCGACGGAGGCAGCGGCGGGGAGGCCAACACGACGAGCGCGCAGAGAGTGACCATCAACATGAGAACCTTCAAG GAAGAATGGCGGAGGCAGCTCTTGGTCGACTACGACACCCGGACCAATATGAGCATCTGCATGCTGTGCTTCACCACTTTCAAGTCCTACGACGGCCCGAGAAAGAACACGTATGTGAAGCACGCCAAGCGCTTCCACCCGTCGCTCGAGGAGTACTCGGAGGAGGAGCGGGACCTCATCATCAGCATGTACGAGAAGTACCACAAGTACGACGTGGACATGCAGAAGGAAGTGAACAAGTCTTACAG AGCTGCCAATGCCATCGTCGCCCTGGGCAAGAAGGGCGCCAAGCACTGCGACATCGCGGCCGTGATCGCGGGCTCGAACGGCCTCACGGGCAAGGCGGGCGCGGAGGGCGAGGGCCACGACGAGGGCGCGGAGGTCGTCGTGTCCGAGGCCGGCGCCGTCAAGGAGGAGGAGGCTCACCACGTGCAAG gCAAAAGTCGTTCACACACTCCAGATAGTGAGATTAGTCTAGAAGCGAATGAGAAGTTATCCGACAGCTTCGACgccgaggaagggagagagaagctgGACAACAACAACATCTCGGCGGCGCAGTTGTCGAAGCGCAGTCAGATGAACACCCGCGCCAaagccgctgccgccgccgccgccgccgccgccgtgacCGTGTGA